One window from the genome of Gadus chalcogrammus isolate NIFS_2021 unplaced genomic scaffold, NIFS_Gcha_1.0 GACHA074, whole genome shotgun sequence encodes:
- the LOC130378381 gene encoding uncharacterized protein LOC130378381 isoform X3, producing the protein MTPDTISIKVEEDIGGGMPAVAFGDRSTQRGVTSESLGVDAPGSSHMSSHSGELRILSVYSKGEGPLAVDCHDTLFTASEVEALNSLSADHCAAKSLERGERLVCREELSVQQQTPDTISIKVEEDIGGGMPSVEDCDAFGDTSESLGVDAPGSSHMSSHSGELRILSVYGKGEGPLAVDGHITLFTSSEVEPLNSLSADHSAAKSLERGEWLVRDEELSVQYGRGDLEVPGQVLVSLQIPDVETAGIPHREDTKESSLIHRVDSLVCE; encoded by the exons ATG accccagacaccatttcaatcaaggttgaagaagatattggtggaggcatgcccgctgtag cctttggagaccgtagcacgcagcgcggcgtcacctcggagagtctgggcgtggacgcccctggctcctcccacatgtccagtcacagcggggagctgcgcatcctgagcgtctacagtaaaggggagggcccactggcggtggactgccatgacaccctcttcacagcgtcagaagtggaggccctgaactcgctctCTGCGGACCACtgcgcggccaagagcctggagcgcggcgagcggttggtctgccgcgaggagctgagtgtgcag cagcagaccccagacaccatttcaatcaaggttgaagaggatattggtggaggcatgccctcTGTAG aagactgtgaTGCCTTTGGCgacacctcggagagtctgggtgtggacgcccctggctcctcccacatgtccagtcacagcggggagttgcggatcctgagcgtctacggtaaaggggagggcccactggcggtggacggccatatCACCCTCTTCACCTCGTCAGAAGTGGAgcccctgaactcgctgtctgcggaccacagcgcggccaagagcctggagcgcggcgagtgGCTGGTCCGcgacgaggagctgagtgtgcag tatggaaggggagatttggaggtacctggtcaggtcttggtcagccttcaaatcccagatgtggagactgcagggatacctcacagagaagacactaaagagtcatctctcattcatcgagtggactcattggtttgtgaatga
- the LOC130378381 gene encoding uncharacterized protein LOC130378381 isoform X1: MQQTPDTISIKVEEDIGGGMPAVAFGDRSTQRGVTSESLGVDAPGSSHMSSHSGELRILSVYSKGEGPLAVDCHDTLFTASEVEALNSLSADHCAAKSLERGERLVCREELSVQQQTPDTISIKVEEDIGGGMPSVEDCDAFGDTSESLGVDAPGSSHMSSHSGELRILSVYGKGEGPLAVDGHITLFTSSEVEPLNSLSADHSAAKSLERGEWLVRDEELSVQYGRGDLEVPGQVLVSLQIPDVETAGIPHREDTKESSLIHRVDSLVCE; this comes from the exons ATG caacagaccccagacaccatttcaatcaaggttgaagaagatattggtggaggcatgcccgctgtag cctttggagaccgtagcacgcagcgcggcgtcacctcggagagtctgggcgtggacgcccctggctcctcccacatgtccagtcacagcggggagctgcgcatcctgagcgtctacagtaaaggggagggcccactggcggtggactgccatgacaccctcttcacagcgtcagaagtggaggccctgaactcgctctCTGCGGACCACtgcgcggccaagagcctggagcgcggcgagcggttggtctgccgcgaggagctgagtgtgcag cagcagaccccagacaccatttcaatcaaggttgaagaggatattggtggaggcatgccctcTGTAG aagactgtgaTGCCTTTGGCgacacctcggagagtctgggtgtggacgcccctggctcctcccacatgtccagtcacagcggggagttgcggatcctgagcgtctacggtaaaggggagggcccactggcggtggacggccatatCACCCTCTTCACCTCGTCAGAAGTGGAgcccctgaactcgctgtctgcggaccacagcgcggccaagagcctggagcgcggcgagtgGCTGGTCCGcgacgaggagctgagtgtgcag tatggaaggggagatttggaggtacctggtcaggtcttggtcagccttcaaatcccagatgtggagactgcagggatacctcacagagaagacactaaagagtcatctctcattcatcgagtggactcattggtttgtgaatga
- the LOC130378391 gene encoding uncharacterized protein LOC130378391 isoform X1: MYSSTRQAQSSNIGEEHVEDGTGPLTSELQETHNMIDLHIQELQQMLDAVGEDVAGGSTEASSSSSQTWSIRQALSGERWRNARPQLLEAMLEAGRVPKGFCQLCNVKEAVISCTDCLPKHMLCSQCDITVHRQYSLHNRSSVVGSSHRALPPTDIFVHDASGEPTLGEEVRLLPFALPKSICSCKAENVSVSGGQKIILVNMNGRYDLSVPLLTCESCKCKWTPQIKDLILNGYWPGTIDFQTVFAIEVFSSFEDLKICAPGLSRHAFVRLLESRSVRAGRVGTVSSENLQKSFLEWTYCRHEIELLLGDDHFSCPACGDDMVAVSLDGNRKMYRFNRKGADESPYFEGTFVAKDTEVEAFVSRIRHQVKTAPGRPSCGKSTFKAGREATRKSEPRLDEEGMMTSVCRHCILFSGLNMFRGEIFAYPLYLQQDLGEKHKIEFVCTDVMCKYYPYVQRVVEKFPELQYVLQMRPFLSVMHAKGHSTRCEVEWSGRNQKGAGLTVGEEVEMVNSYLSRVATTTKYMKKARRTDMITLHARGWNMGKVKVLHRYLAKRYVKSKQRAVAVGEELQNLLTTMQTTQVEMKQWVKEVEEWAASSPKSTNCQDQQGLQRVMEGLVLKIKQRKAELYRDIDNNKDRRPKRDLIAKEKHKLEESIASYNSLVPDTAAVDTADAILSQEFPIWPWDSASTIPLETKKVVFDKTMLLSRLQEEDGILIKEMRNHCRYLTGSSKAVKREIHQIEEDLSKHSSPPPNMSLQAYEGLKCLLQQKLQGLTKRMDEAFTTYRNVLTDPTALQEEIEGIEEMEEEEEGEIPLSLDETDSDDAE, from the exons A TGTACTCCTCCACACGTCAGGCACAGTCATCAAATATTGGTGAAGAACATGTGGAAGACGGCACAG GCCCATTGACCTCTGAGTTACAAGAGACCCACAACATGATTG ACCTTCATATACAGGAGCTGCAGCAAATGCTCGATGCAGTTGGGGAGGATGTTGCCGGAGGCTCCACAGAAgcctcatcctcttcatctcAAACATGGAGCATACGTCAGGCATTATCGGGAGAAAGATGGCGAAATGCTAGACCTCAGCTTCTTGAAGCCATGCTGGAAGCAGGAAGGGTCCCGAAGGGCTTTTGCCAACTGTGCAATGTTAAAGAGGCAGTCATTAGCTGCACTGACTGCCTGCCGAAACACATGTTGTGCTCTCAGTGCGACATCACTGTACATCGGCAATACAGTTTGCATAACCGATCTTCGGTTGTCGGGAGCAGTCACAGAGCCCTTCCTCCAACGGATATCTTTGTCCATGATGCGAGTGGTGAGCCAACACTGGGCGAAGAAG TACGTCTCCTTCCATTTGCGTTGCCCAAAAGCATTTGCAGCTGTAAGGCTGAAAATGTGTCAGTCAGTGGTGGGCAAAAAATTATCTTGGTCAACATGAATG GTCGCTATGATCTCTCTGTTCCACTGCTGACATGTGAAAGTTGCAAATGCAAATGGACACCACAGATTAAGGACCTTATATTAAATGGTTACTGGCCTGGGACAATTGATTTCCAGACAGTGTTTGCTATTGAGGTTTTCTCTTCATTTGAAGACCTTAAAATCTGTGCTCCTGGTCTGAGTAGACATGCATTTGTCCGACTGTTGGAAAGTCGCTCAGTTCGTGCTGGCAGG GTTGGCACAGTCTCGTCCGAAAATCTCCAGAAGAGTTTTTTGGAGTGGACATATTGCCGGCACGAGATTGAGTTACTTCTAGGCGATGACCATTTCTCCTGTCCTGCTTGTGGAGATGATATGGTGGCAGTGTCTTTGGATGGCAACAGGAAAATGTACCGCTTCAATCGCAAGGG GGCAGATGAATCCCCCTACTTTGAAGGGACTTTTGTCGCCAAAGACACTGAAGTGGAGGCATTTGTGTCAAGGATTCGCCATCAAGTCAAAACT GCACCTGGACGCCCATCCTGTGGTAAATCCACGTTTAAAGCAGGCAGGGAGGCTACCAGAAAGTCTGAGCCCAGACTGGACGAAGAGGGCATGATGACATCCGTCTGCAGGCACTGCATTCTCTTCAGTG GCCTCAACATGTTTCGAGGAGAAATATTTGCCTACCCTCTGTACCTACAGCAAGATCTTGGTGAAAAACACAAGATAGAGTTTGTTTGCACAGACGTTATGTGTAAATACTACCCATATGTGCAGAGGGTAGTTGAGAAATTTCCAGAGCTGCAGTATGTCCTGCAAATGCGACCATTTCTATCCGTGATGCATGCGAAAGGTCACTCAACAAGATGTGAG GTTGAGTGGAGTGGTCGCAACCAGAAGGGGGCAG GTCTGACAGTTGGTGAGGAAGTGGAAATGGTAAATTCTTACCTCTCACGTGTAGCGACTACCACCAAATACATGAAAAAAGCAA GACGCACCGACATGATAACTCTTCATGCTCGTGGTTGGAACATGGGAAAGGTGAAAGTCTTGCACAGATACCTCGCCAAAAGATATGTCAAG TCTAAGCAGAGGGCAGTTGCTGTGGGCGAGGAACTCCAAAACCTTTTGACGACAATGCAGACAACTCAAGTGGAGATGAAGCAGTGGGTGAAGGAGGTTGAGGAGTGGGCTGCATCCA GTCCAAAGTCCACCAATTGCCAGGACCAACAGGGGCTGCAGCGGGTCATGGAGGGCCTTGTCCTAAAGATCAAGCAGCGTAAAGCTGAGCTGTACAGAGACATag ACAATAATAAAGATCGCAGGCCAAAACGGGACCTTATTGCGAAGGAGAAACACAAACTGGAGGAGTCAATTGCTTCGTACAACAGTCTTGTACCTGACACGGCGGCTGTTGATACAGCAGATGCCATTCTGAGTCAGGAATTCCCCATTTGGCCTTGGGATTCTG CATCCACAATCCCCCTCGAGACCAAGAAGGTGGTTTTTGACAAAACCATGCTGCTGTCTCGACTCCAGGAAGAGGATGGGATTCTCATTAAGGAGATGAGGAACCACTGCCGCTACCTGACTGGATCCTCAAAAGCGGTCAAAAGAGAGATCCATCAGATTGAGGAGGACCTGTCTAAACACA gctctcctcctcctaacaTGTCCTTGCAGGCCTATGAGGGGCTGAAGTGCTTGTTGCAACAAAAACTCCAGGGGTTGACCAAACGGATGGATGAGGCCTTCACTACATACAG GAATGTATTGACAGACCCCACTGCGCTTCAGGAAGAGATTGAAGGCatagaggagatggaggaggaggaggagggggagattcCATTGTCCCTTGACGAGACTGACTCTGACGATGCTGAATAA
- the LOC130378381 gene encoding uncharacterized protein LOC130378381 isoform X2 — MQQTPDTISIKVEEDIGGGMPAVAFGDRSTQRGVTSESLGVDAPGSSHMSSHSGELRILSVYSKGEGPLAVDCHDTLFTASEVEALNSLSADHCAAKSLERGERLVCREELSVQQTPDTISIKVEEDIGGGMPSVEDCDAFGDTSESLGVDAPGSSHMSSHSGELRILSVYGKGEGPLAVDGHITLFTSSEVEPLNSLSADHSAAKSLERGEWLVRDEELSVQYGRGDLEVPGQVLVSLQIPDVETAGIPHREDTKESSLIHRVDSLVCE; from the exons ATG caacagaccccagacaccatttcaatcaaggttgaagaagatattggtggaggcatgcccgctgtag cctttggagaccgtagcacgcagcgcggcgtcacctcggagagtctgggcgtggacgcccctggctcctcccacatgtccagtcacagcggggagctgcgcatcctgagcgtctacagtaaaggggagggcccactggcggtggactgccatgacaccctcttcacagcgtcagaagtggaggccctgaactcgctctCTGCGGACCACtgcgcggccaagagcctggagcgcggcgagcggttggtctgccgcgaggagctgagtgtgcag cagaccccagacaccatttcaatcaaggttgaagaggatattggtggaggcatgccctcTGTAG aagactgtgaTGCCTTTGGCgacacctcggagagtctgggtgtggacgcccctggctcctcccacatgtccagtcacagcggggagttgcggatcctgagcgtctacggtaaaggggagggcccactggcggtggacggccatatCACCCTCTTCACCTCGTCAGAAGTGGAgcccctgaactcgctgtctgcggaccacagcgcggccaagagcctggagcgcggcgagtgGCTGGTCCGcgacgaggagctgagtgtgcag tatggaaggggagatttggaggtacctggtcaggtcttggtcagccttcaaatcccagatgtggagactgcagggatacctcacagagaagacactaaagagtcatctctcattcatcgagtggactcattggtttgtgaatga
- the LOC130378391 gene encoding uncharacterized protein LOC130378391 isoform X2, with product MLDAVGEDVAGGSTEASSSSSQTWSIRQALSGERWRNARPQLLEAMLEAGRVPKGFCQLCNVKEAVISCTDCLPKHMLCSQCDITVHRQYSLHNRSSVVGSSHRALPPTDIFVHDASGEPTLGEEVRLLPFALPKSICSCKAENVSVSGGQKIILVNMNGRYDLSVPLLTCESCKCKWTPQIKDLILNGYWPGTIDFQTVFAIEVFSSFEDLKICAPGLSRHAFVRLLESRSVRAGRVGTVSSENLQKSFLEWTYCRHEIELLLGDDHFSCPACGDDMVAVSLDGNRKMYRFNRKGADESPYFEGTFVAKDTEVEAFVSRIRHQVKTAPGRPSCGKSTFKAGREATRKSEPRLDEEGMMTSVCRHCILFSGLNMFRGEIFAYPLYLQQDLGEKHKIEFVCTDVMCKYYPYVQRVVEKFPELQYVLQMRPFLSVMHAKGHSTRCEVEWSGRNQKGAGLTVGEEVEMVNSYLSRVATTTKYMKKARRTDMITLHARGWNMGKVKVLHRYLAKRYVKSKQRAVAVGEELQNLLTTMQTTQVEMKQWVKEVEEWAASSPKSTNCQDQQGLQRVMEGLVLKIKQRKAELYRDIDNNKDRRPKRDLIAKEKHKLEESIASYNSLVPDTAAVDTADAILSQEFPIWPWDSASTIPLETKKVVFDKTMLLSRLQEEDGILIKEMRNHCRYLTGSSKAVKREIHQIEEDLSKHSSPPPNMSLQAYEGLKCLLQQKLQGLTKRMDEAFTTYRNVLTDPTALQEEIEGIEEMEEEEEGEIPLSLDETDSDDAE from the exons ATGCTCGATGCAGTTGGGGAGGATGTTGCCGGAGGCTCCACAGAAgcctcatcctcttcatctcAAACATGGAGCATACGTCAGGCATTATCGGGAGAAAGATGGCGAAATGCTAGACCTCAGCTTCTTGAAGCCATGCTGGAAGCAGGAAGGGTCCCGAAGGGCTTTTGCCAACTGTGCAATGTTAAAGAGGCAGTCATTAGCTGCACTGACTGCCTGCCGAAACACATGTTGTGCTCTCAGTGCGACATCACTGTACATCGGCAATACAGTTTGCATAACCGATCTTCGGTTGTCGGGAGCAGTCACAGAGCCCTTCCTCCAACGGATATCTTTGTCCATGATGCGAGTGGTGAGCCAACACTGGGCGAAGAAG TACGTCTCCTTCCATTTGCGTTGCCCAAAAGCATTTGCAGCTGTAAGGCTGAAAATGTGTCAGTCAGTGGTGGGCAAAAAATTATCTTGGTCAACATGAATG GTCGCTATGATCTCTCTGTTCCACTGCTGACATGTGAAAGTTGCAAATGCAAATGGACACCACAGATTAAGGACCTTATATTAAATGGTTACTGGCCTGGGACAATTGATTTCCAGACAGTGTTTGCTATTGAGGTTTTCTCTTCATTTGAAGACCTTAAAATCTGTGCTCCTGGTCTGAGTAGACATGCATTTGTCCGACTGTTGGAAAGTCGCTCAGTTCGTGCTGGCAGG GTTGGCACAGTCTCGTCCGAAAATCTCCAGAAGAGTTTTTTGGAGTGGACATATTGCCGGCACGAGATTGAGTTACTTCTAGGCGATGACCATTTCTCCTGTCCTGCTTGTGGAGATGATATGGTGGCAGTGTCTTTGGATGGCAACAGGAAAATGTACCGCTTCAATCGCAAGGG GGCAGATGAATCCCCCTACTTTGAAGGGACTTTTGTCGCCAAAGACACTGAAGTGGAGGCATTTGTGTCAAGGATTCGCCATCAAGTCAAAACT GCACCTGGACGCCCATCCTGTGGTAAATCCACGTTTAAAGCAGGCAGGGAGGCTACCAGAAAGTCTGAGCCCAGACTGGACGAAGAGGGCATGATGACATCCGTCTGCAGGCACTGCATTCTCTTCAGTG GCCTCAACATGTTTCGAGGAGAAATATTTGCCTACCCTCTGTACCTACAGCAAGATCTTGGTGAAAAACACAAGATAGAGTTTGTTTGCACAGACGTTATGTGTAAATACTACCCATATGTGCAGAGGGTAGTTGAGAAATTTCCAGAGCTGCAGTATGTCCTGCAAATGCGACCATTTCTATCCGTGATGCATGCGAAAGGTCACTCAACAAGATGTGAG GTTGAGTGGAGTGGTCGCAACCAGAAGGGGGCAG GTCTGACAGTTGGTGAGGAAGTGGAAATGGTAAATTCTTACCTCTCACGTGTAGCGACTACCACCAAATACATGAAAAAAGCAA GACGCACCGACATGATAACTCTTCATGCTCGTGGTTGGAACATGGGAAAGGTGAAAGTCTTGCACAGATACCTCGCCAAAAGATATGTCAAG TCTAAGCAGAGGGCAGTTGCTGTGGGCGAGGAACTCCAAAACCTTTTGACGACAATGCAGACAACTCAAGTGGAGATGAAGCAGTGGGTGAAGGAGGTTGAGGAGTGGGCTGCATCCA GTCCAAAGTCCACCAATTGCCAGGACCAACAGGGGCTGCAGCGGGTCATGGAGGGCCTTGTCCTAAAGATCAAGCAGCGTAAAGCTGAGCTGTACAGAGACATag ACAATAATAAAGATCGCAGGCCAAAACGGGACCTTATTGCGAAGGAGAAACACAAACTGGAGGAGTCAATTGCTTCGTACAACAGTCTTGTACCTGACACGGCGGCTGTTGATACAGCAGATGCCATTCTGAGTCAGGAATTCCCCATTTGGCCTTGGGATTCTG CATCCACAATCCCCCTCGAGACCAAGAAGGTGGTTTTTGACAAAACCATGCTGCTGTCTCGACTCCAGGAAGAGGATGGGATTCTCATTAAGGAGATGAGGAACCACTGCCGCTACCTGACTGGATCCTCAAAAGCGGTCAAAAGAGAGATCCATCAGATTGAGGAGGACCTGTCTAAACACA gctctcctcctcctaacaTGTCCTTGCAGGCCTATGAGGGGCTGAAGTGCTTGTTGCAACAAAAACTCCAGGGGTTGACCAAACGGATGGATGAGGCCTTCACTACATACAG GAATGTATTGACAGACCCCACTGCGCTTCAGGAAGAGATTGAAGGCatagaggagatggaggaggaggaggagggggagattcCATTGTCCCTTGACGAGACTGACTCTGACGATGCTGAATAA